A segment of the Longimicrobium sp. genome:
TCAGGCCAGCATGTCATTCCGAACGGAGCCGCCGCACCGGCCTTTCCACCGCACCGGCGGTTGGCGGCTCCGTGAGGAATCTATGATCCGCACACGAGCGACAGGCGGCTTCCTGCTCGTACGCAGGCCACAGATTCCTCGGGCTGCGGCCCACGGAGCGGACGCAGGATCGGCCTGGCCGCCCTCGGAATGACAGCCTTCGCGGTGTGCACGGCCATCTTCCAAACCGGGATGACACAAGGACGGGGCGAGATCACCGCCGTCTCGCCCCGTCCTTGTCGTGGCATACGCCGCGGCGCTACTCGCGCGGCGGGTCGCCCCACTGGTAGGGGAGCTGGTTCATCAGGTAGCGCACCACGCCGTCGACCTTCGAGGTGCGCAGCCGGTCGGTGCGGATGGTGACGACGGTGGACGGGCCGTGGCGGTGCGCCTCCAGCGTCACCGTGCCCTCGCCGCCGGTGTAGGTCACGCGGTGGGCCGTTTCCTCGCTGCGCTGCAGCTCGGCGCGCTCGGTCAGGATCTCGTGCGCCTTGGCGAGAACCTCGCGCGTGGGGAGCACGGTGCTCCGCTCGTAGTCGGACATCTGTCGTTATCCTCTGCTATCGTTCCGGAGAGGGACGATCGCCCCCTCCCTGCTTCCGTTCCAGCAGCGCCCGCAGCTCGGCGTACGGCAACGCGCCGGTGACGAGCTCCGCGTCGGCCCCCGCGCCCACCACCAGCGCCGGCACCGCGGCGATCCCCAGCCGCCGCGCCAGCGCCTCGTCGGCCGCCACGGCGCCGCTCAGCGAATCGACGTCCAGCACCACCTTCAGCTCCGTGGCGTCGAGCCCCAGCGCCGCGCCCAGCTCCACCAGCACGTCGATGCGCCCCACGTCGCGCCCGTCGCGGAAGTACGCGGCGAAGACGGCCTCGCGCATCTCCCGCTCCACCCCGCGCGCGGCGGCGAACTTCGCGGCCTCGTGCGCCTTGCGCGTCCGCGGCATCGCCCCCGGCGCGGCGAGCGCGATCCCCAGCTCGTCAGCCAGCGGGCGCGCCGCCGCGATCTCGTCGGGCAACGGCGCGGCGGGGAGCGCGGCGCCGGCCGGGTACAGCTCGAAGGCGGCGTAGCGCGGCGCGGCCAGTCCCTCGCCCTCCAGGCGGCGCAGCGCGGCCTCGGCGACGTGGCAGA
Coding sequences within it:
- a CDS encoding DsbA family protein gives rise to the protein MAAVPVLVFTDFTSPFCHVAEAALRRLEGEGLAAPRYAAFELYPAGAALPAAPLPDEIAAARPLADELGIALAAPGAMPRTRKAHEAAKFAAARGVEREMREAVFAAYFRDGRDVGRIDVLVELGAALGLDATELKVVLDVDSLSGAVAADEALARRLGIAAVPALVVGAGADAELVTGALPYAELRALLERKQGGGDRPSPER